A genome region from Labilibaculum antarcticum includes the following:
- a CDS encoding S41 family peptidase — translation MKLRKKSGAIWLLAVLLFCSAAFWGFSRDERNFEISKNLNIYYTLFRELNLFYVDEIDPGDLVKKSMDAMLTTLDPYTTYISEAEIEDFKLMTTGEYAGIGSLISKHKDEVIIAEPYEGFPAFKAGLKAGDVLLEINGISVLKKTTDDVSSLLKGQPNVPLTIKIKRPGTDKTMEKKLVRENIQLKAVPYYGMVSDSIGYILLNQFTDKAAGEIKVALKDLKEQNAKSIVLDLRSNPGGLLDQAIEIVNLFVEKGEAIVNTKGKVSQWDKSYKATKTPFDAQIPIAVLVNRGSASASEIVSGAIQDLDRGVVIGQRTFGKGLVQTTRNLTYNAKLKVTTAKYYIPSGRCIQALDYSNRNEDGSVGKIADSLITEFHTKNGRSVFDGGGVLPDLKIESERYSSLTINLIRNFMVFDYATLYANTNDNISGSKEFKISDQEFDKFTKFIKEQKFKYESESTEILDALKKAAKEEKYFDISEDEFEALALKLTPDLDRDLTRFKDEISDLLAHEIIKRYYYQKGGIEYSLQEDPTLLKAIEVLENKTEYLGILDGSIGLHALNK, via the coding sequence ATGAAGCTTCGAAAAAAATCGGGAGCCATCTGGTTACTTGCTGTTTTACTTTTTTGTAGTGCAGCTTTCTGGGGGTTTAGCAGGGATGAAAGAAATTTTGAAATCAGCAAAAACTTAAATATTTACTATACTTTATTTAGAGAGCTGAATCTATTTTATGTAGACGAAATTGATCCTGGTGACTTGGTGAAAAAGAGCATGGATGCCATGTTGACTACACTTGATCCTTACACAACTTACATTTCCGAAGCTGAAATTGAAGACTTCAAGTTAATGACAACAGGTGAATATGCCGGTATTGGTTCATTAATCAGCAAACACAAAGACGAAGTTATTATTGCTGAACCTTACGAGGGATTTCCTGCATTTAAAGCTGGTTTAAAAGCTGGAGATGTATTACTTGAAATTAATGGTATATCGGTATTGAAAAAGACTACTGATGATGTAAGTAGTCTGCTAAAAGGACAACCTAATGTTCCTCTTACAATTAAAATAAAACGACCGGGTACTGACAAAACCATGGAGAAAAAACTGGTGCGCGAAAACATTCAGTTAAAAGCAGTTCCTTACTATGGAATGGTTTCTGATTCTATTGGCTACATTCTTTTAAACCAGTTTACAGATAAAGCTGCCGGAGAAATTAAAGTGGCTTTAAAAGATCTAAAAGAACAAAATGCAAAGTCGATTGTATTGGATTTAAGAAGTAATCCGGGTGGATTATTAGATCAGGCAATTGAAATTGTTAACCTTTTTGTAGAGAAAGGTGAAGCTATTGTAAATACTAAAGGGAAAGTTTCACAATGGGACAAGTCTTACAAAGCAACTAAAACACCTTTTGATGCCCAAATTCCAATTGCTGTTTTGGTAAACAGAGGGTCGGCATCGGCATCGGAAATTGTTTCGGGCGCAATTCAGGATCTCGACAGAGGCGTTGTAATTGGACAAAGAACCTTTGGTAAAGGCTTAGTTCAAACAACCAGAAATCTTACCTATAACGCAAAATTAAAGGTAACTACGGCGAAGTATTACATTCCTAGCGGAAGATGTATTCAAGCTCTTGATTACAGCAACAGAAATGAAGATGGCAGCGTTGGAAAAATTGCAGATTCTCTAATCACCGAGTTTCATACAAAAAATGGTCGTTCGGTTTTTGATGGCGGAGGAGTTCTTCCCGATCTAAAAATTGAGTCGGAAAGATACAGTAGCTTAACGATCAACTTGATTCGTAATTTTATGGTCTTCGATTACGCTACTCTGTATGCAAATACAAATGATAACATATCTGGTTCAAAGGAATTCAAAATCTCAGATCAAGAGTTTGATAAGTTTACTAAATTCATTAAGGAACAGAAATTTAAGTACGAATCGGAAAGTACCGAAATTCTTGATGCGTTAAAAAAAGCAGCAAAAGAAGAAAAATACTTTGACATATCAGAGGATGAATTTGAGGCACTTGCATTAAAGCTTACACCTGATTTGGATCGCGATTTAACTCGTTTTAAAGACGAGATTAGTGATTTATTAGCTCACGAAATTATTAAACGGTATTACTACCAAAAAGGGGGTATCGAATACAGTTTACAAGAAGATCCAACTCTTTTAAAAGCCATTGAAGTTCTTGAAAATAAAACGGAATACTTAGGTATTTTAGATGGTAGTATCGGCTTGCATGCTTTAAATAAGTAA
- a CDS encoding LytR/AlgR family response regulator transcription factor, which yields MIKKSSNPYYHIFYWIFVLLILTLVFGLSWGNNVAAFFFISMLLPIVLGTSYFFNYFLVPRYYMQKKYVRFGLYSFYTAVVSMYLETIVLMFSFIYLGNFNFGNLGPNASNTFLLAALLYLMVFIGSFLLMSRQIREKQQVIQEFLFEKEKLKQAYLEIISNRKTIKIKFSDIKYIESLADYVHIHTSTEKIKTKEKISSLEDILPDSFLRIHRSFIINKDWLKSFSYDHILVDDIQLNIGRTYRKQVKESLVVQ from the coding sequence ATGATTAAAAAATCGTCAAATCCATACTATCATATTTTTTACTGGATTTTTGTTCTTCTTATTTTAACGCTGGTTTTTGGATTGTCATGGGGAAACAATGTAGCCGCATTTTTCTTCATAAGTATGTTGTTACCAATTGTCCTTGGCACCTCGTATTTCTTTAATTATTTTCTTGTTCCGCGATATTACATGCAAAAGAAATATGTGAGGTTTGGTTTGTATTCATTTTATACGGCGGTGGTATCTATGTATTTGGAGACTATCGTACTGATGTTTTCTTTTATATATTTGGGGAATTTTAACTTTGGAAATCTTGGGCCAAATGCCTCAAATACATTTCTCTTGGCCGCCCTACTTTATTTAATGGTATTTATTGGCTCCTTTCTCTTAATGAGTCGGCAGATTAGGGAAAAACAGCAAGTTATTCAAGAGTTTCTGTTTGAAAAAGAAAAATTGAAACAAGCCTACCTGGAGATTATATCCAATCGGAAAACAATTAAAATTAAGTTTTCAGATATCAAATATATTGAGAGTTTAGCCGACTATGTACATATTCATACCAGTACTGAGAAAATTAAAACGAAAGAAAAAATCAGTAGTTTGGAAGATATATTGCCTGATAGTTTTTTACGGATTCATCGTTCATTTATCATTAATAAAGATTGGCTTAAGAGTTTTTCTTACGATCATATTTTAGTGGATGATATCCAATTAAATATCGGACGAACCTACAGAAAACAAGTTAAAGAATCTTTGGTAGTACAATAA
- a CDS encoding MotA/TolQ/ExbB proton channel family protein: MKDMFFMGGPIFMGILSLLLIAMVSWIAYHFIGVLFSKNTILEQTLRKVGYGKSIGLFALIIGILGQLLGLFNAFSVIEQAGNISPSVIYGGIKVSMIPTFYGIIIYLLSILLWFVASILIEKKLEKQAIL, encoded by the coding sequence ATGAAAGACATGTTTTTTATGGGTGGTCCTATCTTTATGGGTATCCTTAGCCTACTTCTTATTGCTATGGTATCGTGGATTGCTTATCATTTTATTGGTGTTCTATTTTCCAAAAATACAATATTGGAACAAACACTTCGAAAAGTAGGGTATGGAAAATCAATCGGTTTATTTGCCCTGATAATTGGCATACTTGGACAGCTGCTTGGATTATTCAATGCGTTTTCGGTAATAGAACAAGCTGGCAATATTTCTCCAAGTGTGATTTATGGCGGAATAAAAGTTTCAATGATCCCCACATTTTATGGAATCATTATTTACCTCCTCTCTATCCTATTGTGGTTTGTTGCCAGTATTTTAATTGAAAAAAAACTAGAAAAGCAGGCGATTTTGTAA
- the polA gene encoding DNA polymerase I — MHSSSTNSGKKLFLLDAFALIYRSYYAFIKNPRFTSTGINSSAMLGFTNTLVEVLEKEKPSHIAVVFDPVGPTFRHEMFKEYKAQRPPMPEDLRKSIPYIKSIIQGFNIPEFDVAGFEADDVIGTLAKKAEKEGFTVYMMTPDKDYAQLVSDKIFMYKPKSNGNDVEIWGVPEIKAKFGVEHPDQIVDYLGLMGDVSDNIPGCPGVGPKSAQKLLELYKSIDGLYENTHELKGKQKERIIESEEQVRFSKVLAKISLDVPIDFDEENFKLIDYDEVKLRAIFKELELFTLAERVFKNQGNLFSAESGESAGKDTVPDKDVILRDLKGLACDFFVLDNQASRADLKAELCVQEQFSFRTIISDSDPNTSNLLGLAFSYQKDKSFFVPFPQNFEDAKKVAQEFKFIFEDENILKIAHNCKRDILILRWHGVDVKGPLFDTMIAHYLIQPEFKHEFAFVAHTILDYKVIETEDKTKGKKAQLSLMLEPEVVTHDPFCEETVLNLELKEVLESRMKENNLLDLFYNIEMPLLSILADMEFTGVSIDVPTLNDYALVLNEEVDGIEKEIKDLAGVDFNVASPKQLGEVLFEKMELDSKAKKTKSGQFSTSEAVLSKLKGKHEIIQKILDFRSLKKLISTYVEALPTYVNEKSGKIHTSFNQAEAATGRLSSTNPNLQNIPIRTEQGRYIRKAFVPSSENHTFLSADYSQVELRLMAHMSQDQNMIDAFINSEDFHAATAAKIYKLPIEEVSKEMRSRAKTANFGIIYGISAWGLAERLDMSRTEGKELITGYFESYPGVKLFMDQCVEKAREDEFVTTLLSRRRYLKDINSSNAIVRSVAERNAINAPIQGSAADVIKIAMINIAKRMKLEGMQSKMIIQVHDELNFDCLLSELDQMKAILKEEMENAIQLSVPLTVDMGVGENWLQAH; from the coding sequence ATGCACTCATCAAGTACCAACTCTGGTAAAAAACTTTTTTTACTCGATGCTTTTGCCCTGATATATAGATCTTACTACGCGTTTATTAAAAATCCAAGATTTACTTCTACAGGAATTAATTCATCTGCAATGCTCGGATTTACCAACACCTTGGTTGAGGTTCTGGAAAAAGAGAAACCATCGCACATCGCTGTAGTTTTCGATCCGGTAGGACCCACTTTTCGTCATGAGATGTTTAAGGAGTACAAAGCACAGCGTCCTCCAATGCCCGAAGATCTGCGTAAATCGATTCCTTATATCAAATCAATTATTCAAGGTTTTAATATTCCTGAATTTGATGTGGCAGGTTTTGAGGCTGATGATGTAATAGGTACACTGGCTAAAAAAGCGGAAAAGGAAGGCTTCACTGTTTATATGATGACTCCCGATAAGGATTATGCGCAGTTGGTTAGCGATAAAATATTTATGTATAAGCCGAAAAGTAACGGCAATGATGTTGAAATTTGGGGAGTTCCTGAAATCAAAGCGAAATTTGGAGTTGAACACCCAGATCAGATTGTTGATTATTTAGGTTTAATGGGTGATGTTTCAGATAACATCCCTGGCTGTCCGGGAGTTGGTCCTAAATCAGCACAAAAATTACTTGAGCTTTATAAAAGTATCGATGGCTTGTATGAAAATACTCATGAGCTAAAAGGAAAACAAAAGGAACGAATTATTGAATCGGAAGAACAAGTTCGTTTTTCGAAAGTGTTGGCAAAAATTTCTTTGGATGTTCCAATAGATTTTGATGAAGAGAATTTTAAATTGATCGATTATGATGAAGTTAAGTTGAGAGCCATTTTTAAGGAATTGGAGCTTTTCACCTTAGCCGAACGGGTTTTTAAAAATCAAGGGAATCTTTTTAGCGCTGAGAGTGGAGAATCTGCTGGCAAGGATACGGTTCCAGATAAAGACGTGATTCTAAGAGATTTAAAAGGCTTGGCTTGCGACTTCTTTGTGCTTGACAATCAGGCTTCAAGAGCTGATTTGAAAGCGGAATTATGTGTTCAGGAACAGTTCTCGTTTAGAACAATTATCTCCGATTCTGACCCAAATACATCAAATCTGCTTGGATTGGCTTTTTCGTACCAAAAAGACAAATCATTTTTTGTTCCTTTTCCTCAAAATTTCGAAGACGCAAAAAAAGTTGCTCAAGAATTCAAATTTATTTTTGAAGATGAAAATATTTTAAAAATCGCACACAATTGCAAACGCGACATTTTAATTTTACGTTGGCATGGAGTTGATGTGAAAGGGCCACTTTTTGATACCATGATTGCTCATTACTTAATTCAACCTGAATTTAAGCATGAATTTGCATTTGTTGCTCACACGATTCTAGATTATAAGGTAATTGAGACTGAAGATAAAACAAAAGGTAAAAAAGCTCAGTTGAGTTTGATGTTGGAGCCGGAAGTAGTTACGCACGATCCGTTTTGTGAAGAAACAGTATTGAATCTCGAGTTGAAAGAAGTGCTTGAGAGCCGTATGAAAGAAAATAACTTGCTTGATCTTTTCTATAATATTGAAATGCCATTGTTGAGCATTTTGGCTGATATGGAATTTACAGGCGTAAGTATAGATGTGCCTACTCTTAATGATTATGCTTTGGTGTTGAATGAAGAGGTAGATGGCATCGAAAAAGAAATAAAGGACTTGGCCGGGGTCGATTTTAATGTAGCTTCACCCAAACAGTTGGGCGAAGTGCTTTTTGAAAAAATGGAGCTCGACAGCAAGGCTAAAAAAACAAAATCGGGTCAGTTTTCAACCTCCGAGGCTGTTCTTTCTAAATTAAAAGGGAAGCACGAAATCATTCAAAAGATCTTGGATTTCAGGTCGCTTAAAAAACTGATTTCTACTTATGTAGAGGCACTTCCAACCTACGTAAATGAAAAATCGGGCAAGATACATACATCCTTTAATCAGGCGGAAGCCGCAACAGGGCGACTAAGTTCCACCAATCCTAACTTACAGAATATTCCTATTCGCACCGAGCAGGGAAGATACATCCGAAAAGCATTTGTGCCATCATCCGAAAATCACACTTTTTTGTCTGCCGATTATTCGCAGGTAGAATTAAGATTGATGGCTCACATGAGTCAGGATCAGAACATGATTGATGCCTTTATTAATTCGGAAGATTTCCACGCAGCCACCGCAGCAAAAATTTACAAACTACCCATAGAAGAAGTTAGCAAGGAAATGCGAAGCAGAGCTAAAACAGCAAATTTTGGAATTATTTATGGAATTTCGGCCTGGGGACTGGCGGAACGATTAGATATGAGCAGAACAGAGGGAAAAGAGTTGATTACAGGCTACTTTGAATCGTATCCGGGAGTTAAGTTGTTTATGGATCAATGTGTAGAGAAAGCTCGTGAGGATGAGTTTGTAACCACCTTACTTTCTCGCCGAAGATATTTAAAAGATATTAATTCGAGCAATGCGATAGTTCGAAGTGTTGCCGAACGAAATGCGATTAATGCCCCAATTCAGGGATCTGCTGCCGATGTAATTAAAATTGCGATGATTAACATTGCCAAAAGAATGAAGTTGGAAGGAATGCAATCTAAAATGATTATCCAGGTACATGATGAATTGAACTTCGATTGTTTGTTGTCTGAATTGGATCAAATGAAGGCGATTTTAAAAGAAGAAATGGAAAATGCCATTCAGCTTTCAGTTCCACTTACCGTGGATATGGGAGTAGGGGAGAACTGGTTACAGGCGCATTAA
- a CDS encoding 6-pyruvoyl trahydropterin synthase family protein: MTKVRLTKEFCFEMAHALWNYDGLCKNIHGHSYILFVTVIGEPITDANNSKLGMVMDFGDLKKIVSEEVVDKLDHSLVLSKATPNLEKLNIEQMFDRYFITDYQPTCENMIVDFAEKIGRRLPVDVKLHSLKLHETATSFAEWYAEDN; the protein is encoded by the coding sequence ATGACGAAAGTAAGATTAACCAAAGAGTTCTGTTTTGAAATGGCTCATGCCTTGTGGAACTATGATGGACTTTGTAAGAATATTCATGGTCATTCCTATATTTTATTTGTAACTGTAATTGGTGAACCGATTACCGATGCAAATAATTCTAAATTGGGTATGGTAATGGATTTTGGAGATTTAAAAAAGATTGTTTCGGAAGAAGTTGTTGATAAGTTGGATCATTCACTTGTGCTGAGTAAGGCAACGCCTAATTTGGAAAAATTGAATATTGAGCAGATGTTCGATCGCTATTTTATTACTGATTATCAGCCAACTTGTGAAAATATGATTGTTGATTTTGCAGAAAAAATTGGCAGGCGTCTGCCTGTAGATGTGAAGCTTCATTCTTTAAAATTGCATGAAACAGCGACATCATTTGCGGAGTGGTATGCAGAAGACAATTAA
- a CDS encoding ArsR/SmtB family transcription factor produces MKIRELEPEKLEQAANMLKAIAHPMRIAILGYLEDGKKLTVTEIHELLKIEQSTTSHHLGILKDKGVLSSKREGKNTYYYLKHCSLSNIVDCISNCTQG; encoded by the coding sequence ATGAAAATTAGAGAATTAGAACCTGAAAAGCTTGAGCAAGCAGCAAACATGCTTAAAGCGATTGCTCATCCAATGAGAATTGCAATTTTAGGATATCTGGAGGATGGAAAAAAGCTTACAGTAACTGAGATTCATGAATTATTAAAGATTGAGCAATCAACGACTTCTCATCATTTGGGAATTTTAAAGGATAAAGGAGTTCTTTCTTCAAAAAGAGAAGGTAAGAACACATATTATTATTTAAAACATTGTAGCCTAAGTAATATTGTGGATTGTATTAGCAATTGTACTCAAGGATAA
- a CDS encoding polyprenyl synthetase family protein: MNLRKITIKDIKSPVKKEMEQFESFFKDSMKSKIRLLDIINRYIIKRKGKEIRPILVFLSAKLTGEINDSTYTAAALTQLLHTATLIHDDIVDEAYERRGFFSINALWKTKAAVLVGDFLLSKGLLIALDNNEFEQLKVVSNAVREMSEGELLQLEKSRKLNITEEVYFDIIYKKTASLMASCTQLGAISAKANYEDQQKLKKFGEYLGIAFQMKDDLFDYEKQGSIGKPTGNDIKEKKLTLPLIYVLREVSEKERRWALKIVRKHNKNSEKVNELIAFVKEKGGIEYTRDKMLEYKQKALDVLNAFPSSEAKEALVNIVDYTISRNK, encoded by the coding sequence ATGAATCTGAGAAAAATAACAATCAAGGATATAAAATCCCCAGTCAAGAAAGAAATGGAACAATTCGAGTCCTTTTTTAAGGATTCAATGAAGTCAAAGATTCGTTTACTCGACATCATTAACCGTTACATTATAAAACGTAAAGGAAAAGAAATAAGACCTATTCTTGTTTTTTTAAGTGCTAAGCTTACCGGAGAAATTAATGATTCGACCTATACTGCGGCGGCCCTAACCCAATTACTGCATACTGCCACTTTAATACATGATGATATTGTTGATGAAGCCTATGAAAGAAGAGGCTTTTTTTCGATTAATGCTTTGTGGAAAACGAAAGCTGCCGTTTTAGTTGGAGATTTTCTGCTATCGAAAGGTCTGCTTATTGCTCTTGATAATAACGAATTTGAACAGCTTAAAGTTGTTTCTAATGCAGTTAGAGAGATGAGTGAAGGCGAATTGCTTCAATTGGAAAAATCAAGAAAATTAAACATTACGGAAGAGGTTTATTTTGATATCATTTATAAGAAAACGGCAAGTTTAATGGCTTCTTGTACTCAATTGGGAGCAATTTCGGCAAAAGCAAATTACGAAGATCAGCAAAAGCTTAAGAAATTTGGAGAATACCTTGGCATTGCTTTTCAAATGAAAGATGATTTATTTGATTACGAAAAACAAGGCAGTATTGGAAAGCCAACGGGCAATGACATTAAAGAAAAAAAATTAACCCTCCCTTTGATTTACGTTTTAAGGGAAGTTTCTGAAAAAGAGCGTCGATGGGCACTTAAAATTGTTCGTAAACACAATAAAAACTCTGAAAAAGTGAACGAATTAATCGCTTTCGTTAAAGAAAAAGGTGGTATTGAATACACAAGAGATAAAATGCTCGAATACAAGCAAAAAGCATTGGATGTTTTAAATGCGTTTCCTTCCTCTGAAGCGAAGGAAGCCTTAGTCAACATAGTTGATTACACGATTAGCAGAAATAAATAG